A stretch of Candidatus Krumholzibacteriota bacterium DNA encodes these proteins:
- the rplW gene encoding 50S ribosomal protein L23: MKDIQRIILKPVITERSTALKEASNKFVFEVDPRANKREIKAAIEKLFNVTVKDVKTAIIRGKTKTTFMRSGRFTGKRSDRKKAIVRLASGENIDIFDQV; the protein is encoded by the coding sequence ATGAAGGATATCCAGAGGATCATCCTGAAACCCGTCATCACCGAGAGGAGCACGGCCCTCAAGGAGGCGAGCAACAAGTTCGTCTTCGAGGTCGACCCGCGCGCAAACAAGCGCGAGATCAAGGCCGCGATCGAGAAGCTCTTCAACGTCACCGTCAAGGACGTCAAGACGGCGATCATACGCGGCAAGACGAAGACCACGTTCATGCGCTCCGGACGATTCACCGGCAAGCGGTCCGATCGCAAGAAGGCGATCGTCCGGCTCGCCTCGGGCGAGAACATCGATATTTTCGACCAGGTGTAG
- the rplB gene encoding 50S ribosomal protein L2 codes for MAIKKFKPTSPALRYKTVTDYSELTPKAPEKSLVKGKASKGGRNNHGRVTMRRRGGGHKRRYRVMDFRRDKHGIDAKVAAVEYDPNRSAFIALLHYVDGEKRYILAPHGVKVGDVLVSGPDADIHPGNALPLEKIPTGLFVHNIELIAGRGGQMARSAGSYAQLMAKEGGRALLRLPSGEIRSVRKECFATIGQVSNIDHENVSIGKAGRSRWLGHRPKVRGVAMNPVDHPMGGGEGRTSGGGHPVTPWGKPTKGFKTRKKKLSDKYIVHRRKKKR; via the coding sequence ATGGCTATCAAGAAGTTCAAACCGACATCCCCGGCGCTGCGGTACAAGACCGTAACCGACTATTCGGAGCTGACCCCGAAGGCTCCCGAGAAGTCGCTGGTCAAGGGCAAGGCGAGCAAGGGCGGCCGCAACAACCACGGTCGGGTCACGATGCGCCGGCGGGGCGGCGGGCACAAGCGCCGCTATCGCGTGATGGATTTCCGTCGCGACAAGCACGGGATCGACGCGAAGGTCGCCGCGGTCGAGTACGATCCGAACCGTTCGGCCTTCATCGCCCTCCTCCACTACGTGGACGGCGAGAAGCGCTACATCCTCGCGCCGCACGGCGTCAAGGTCGGCGACGTCCTGGTCTCGGGCCCGGACGCCGACATCCACCCGGGCAACGCGCTGCCGCTCGAGAAGATCCCTACCGGGCTCTTCGTCCACAACATCGAGCTGATCGCCGGCCGGGGCGGACAGATGGCGCGGAGCGCCGGCTCCTACGCCCAGCTGATGGCGAAGGAGGGCGGGCGCGCCCTGCTGCGGCTGCCCAGCGGCGAGATCCGCAGCGTACGCAAGGAATGCTTCGCGACGATCGGCCAGGTCAGCAACATCGACCACGAGAACGTGTCGATCGGCAAGGCGGGGCGTTCCCGCTGGCTCGGTCATCGGCCCAAGGTCCGCGGCGTCGCGATGAATCCCGTCGACCACCCCATGGGGGGCGGCGAGGGTCGTACGAGCGGCGGCGGCCACCCGGTGACGCCGTGGGGCAAGCCGACCAAGGGGTTCAAGACCCGCAAGAAGAAGCTTTCGGACAAATACATCGTCCACCGACGCAAGAAGAAGAGGTAA
- the rpsS gene encoding 30S ribosomal protein S19: MPRSLKKGPYIDEKLFGKIDRMNETGEKRVIKTWARRSTISPEFVGHTLAVHNGNKFIPVFITENMVGHKVGEFVSTRTYRGHTSKKRK, encoded by the coding sequence ATGCCCAGATCGTTGAAAAAAGGCCCCTATATCGACGAGAAGCTGTTCGGGAAGATCGACCGGATGAACGAGACCGGCGAGAAGCGCGTCATCAAGACGTGGGCCCGCCGATCGACGATTTCCCCGGAATTCGTCGGCCACACGCTGGCCGTGCACAACGGGAACAAGTTCATCCCCGTGTTCATCACGGAGAACATGGTGGGTCACAAGGTCGGCGAGTTCGTCTCGACGCGGACCTACCGGGGGCACACGAGCAAGAAGCGCAAGTAG
- the rplV gene encoding 50S ribosomal protein L22, whose protein sequence is MEARAIARHVRVSPRKARIVADLVRGKSIELAIETLRYSSKAVSVPIRKTLESAMHNLADRFEHPVEPHDMAIKEIFVDEGRTMYRIRPRAQGRAFRIRKRSSHITVTVEFTGEEPGEAAGGKTEKKASKKTAGKKTAAKKTAARKTTPKKSAPKRAAAKKPAGGRKKPAAKKTEK, encoded by the coding sequence ATGGAGGCACGCGCCATCGCGCGGCATGTCAGGGTATCACCGAGAAAGGCGAGAATCGTCGCCGACCTGGTGAGAGGCAAGTCGATCGAGCTTGCCATCGAAACCCTTCGGTATTCGTCGAAAGCGGTTTCGGTCCCGATTCGCAAGACGCTCGAGTCCGCGATGCACAATCTGGCGGACCGCTTCGAGCACCCGGTCGAGCCGCATGACATGGCCATCAAGGAGATCTTCGTCGACGAAGGTCGGACCATGTACCGGATCAGGCCGCGGGCGCAGGGGCGCGCCTTCCGGATCCGGAAGCGGAGCAGCCATATCACGGTCACGGTCGAGTTCACCGGCGAGGAGCCCGGAGAGGCCGCCGGCGGCAAGACCGAGAAGAAGGCGTCGAAGAAGACGGCCGGAAAGAAGACCGCGGCGAAGAAGACCGCGGCGAGAAAGACGACGCCGAAGAAGTCCGCGCCGAAGAGGGCGGCCGCGAAGAAGCCGGCCGGCGGGCGGAAGAAGCCGGCCGCGAAGAAGACGGAAAAGTAA
- the rpsC gene encoding 30S ribosomal protein S3, which yields MGQKTHPVGLRLGINRTWDSKWFTRKNFAAWLEEDVMIRRYIKKRLARAGVSKVEIERRGDKVRVHIYTARPGMVIGRKGAEVDFLSEELAHLTKRNVNIDIKEVKRPELNSQLVAEHIAGQLVQRVSFRRAMKKAIGSAMRMGAEGIKIKCSGRLGGAEMSRTEGYMDGRVPLHTLRADIDYAQSTAFTTYGTVGVKVWIYTGEVFPKDFRRKMSETAIEESSRGR from the coding sequence TTGGGTCAGAAGACACATCCCGTAGGGTTGAGGCTCGGAATCAACCGTACATGGGATTCCAAGTGGTTCACGAGGAAAAACTTCGCCGCGTGGCTCGAGGAAGACGTCATGATACGCCGCTATATCAAGAAGCGGCTCGCCCGGGCGGGCGTTTCCAAGGTCGAGATCGAACGTCGAGGCGACAAGGTCAGGGTCCATATCTATACGGCGCGCCCCGGCATGGTCATCGGTCGGAAGGGCGCCGAAGTCGATTTCCTCAGCGAGGAGCTGGCCCACCTGACGAAACGCAACGTCAACATCGATATCAAGGAAGTGAAGCGGCCCGAGCTGAACTCGCAGCTCGTCGCCGAGCACATAGCCGGACAGCTCGTCCAGCGGGTCTCCTTCCGCCGCGCCATGAAGAAGGCGATCGGATCGGCGATGCGGATGGGGGCCGAGGGTATCAAGATCAAGTGCTCCGGCCGTCTCGGTGGCGCCGAGATGTCCCGCACCGAGGGATACATGGACGGGCGCGTTCCCCTGCACACGCTCCGCGCCGACATCGACTACGCGCAGTCGACGGCGTTCACCACCTACGGAACGGTGGGCGTGAAGGTGTGGATCTACACCGGCGAGGTCTTCCCGAAGGACTTCCGCCGCAAGATGAGCGAGACGGCGATCGAGGAGTCCTCCCGCGGGCGATGA
- the rplP gene encoding 50S ribosomal protein L16, with the protein MLMPKRTKYRKQQRGRMKGKAYRGSSISFGEFALQAEAPAWLTNRQIEAARVAIMRHISRQGKLWIRIFPDKPVTVKPAETRMGKGKGAPEYWVAVVKPGRILFELEGVEPKMAKRAMELAGAKLPIRTKFVRRVATGKVAG; encoded by the coding sequence ATGTTGATGCCGAAACGCACGAAATACCGCAAGCAGCAGCGGGGCCGGATGAAGGGAAAGGCCTACCGGGGCTCCAGTATCAGCTTCGGCGAGTTCGCCCTGCAGGCCGAGGCGCCCGCCTGGCTCACGAACCGCCAGATCGAGGCGGCTCGCGTGGCGATCATGCGGCACATCAGCCGTCAGGGGAAGCTGTGGATCCGCATCTTCCCGGACAAGCCGGTGACCGTGAAGCCTGCGGAGACGCGCATGGGCAAGGGCAAGGGCGCCCCGGAGTACTGGGTCGCCGTCGTGAAGCCGGGCCGCATCCTCTTCGAGCTCGAAGGCGTCGAGCCGAAGATGGCAAAGCGGGCCATGGAGCTCGCGGGCGCGAAGCTCCCAATCAGGACGAAGTTCGTCCGCCGTGTCGCCACCGGGAAGGTGGCCGGCTAA
- the rpmC gene encoding 50S ribosomal protein L29 — MKAVELREMTLDELRSRERDLLEDLARQRIQLSIKRLDNPLQVRVTRRELARVKTIINEKLGVDGDEIPAARPAQDSEA; from the coding sequence ATGAAGGCAGTTGAACTGAGAGAGATGACGCTGGACGAGCTTCGTTCCCGCGAGCGGGACCTCCTCGAGGACCTCGCACGGCAGAGGATTCAGCTTTCCATCAAGCGTCTCGACAATCCCCTGCAGGTGCGCGTCACGAGGCGCGAGCTCGCTCGGGTGAAGACGATCATCAACGAGAAGCTCGGCGTGGACGGGGACGAGATCCCCGCGGCGCGCCCTGCGCAGGACAGCGAGGCGTAA
- the rpsQ gene encoding 30S ribosomal protein S17 codes for MEKRKPRKTLIGWVVSDKMDKTVTVAVERLFKHPVYKKTVKQTQKIHAHDAENDCHIGDRVRVMSTRPLSRLKRWRVVEVIERAQ; via the coding sequence ATGGAGAAGAGAAAACCCAGAAAGACCCTGATCGGGTGGGTTGTCAGCGACAAGATGGACAAGACCGTCACCGTCGCTGTCGAGCGTCTCTTCAAGCATCCGGTGTACAAGAAGACGGTGAAGCAGACGCAGAAAATCCACGCGCACGACGCGGAGAACGACTGTCACATCGGCGACCGCGTCAGGGTCATGTCCACGAGACCGCTGAGCCGGCTGAAGCGCTGGCGGGTCGTCGAAGTCATCGAACGGGCACAGTAG
- the rplN gene encoding 50S ribosomal protein L14 has translation MIKMQTNLVVADNSGAKSIRCIKVLGGTRRRYASVGDIISASVRVAMPGGGIKKGQVVKCVIVRTTKEVRRRDGSYIRFDQNAAVVVNEQREPVGTRIFGPVARELREKRFMKIVSLAPEVI, from the coding sequence ATGATCAAGATGCAGACGAATCTGGTCGTCGCCGACAATTCGGGGGCAAAGAGCATCCGGTGCATCAAGGTGCTTGGTGGCACCAGGCGGCGCTATGCCTCGGTCGGCGACATCATCAGCGCTTCCGTTCGTGTGGCGATGCCCGGCGGCGGTATCAAGAAGGGGCAGGTCGTCAAGTGCGTGATCGTACGCACGACGAAGGAAGTCAGGCGCAGGGACGGAAGTTACATCCGGTTCGATCAGAACGCGGCGGTCGTCGTGAACGAGCAGCGCGAACCGGTCGGGACCCGTATCTTCGGGCCCGTTGCAAGGGAGCTCCGGGAGAAGCGGTTCATGAAGATCGTCTCGCTGGCTCCGGAAGTCATCTAA
- a CDS encoding 50S ribosomal protein L24 yields MKVKKNDMVRVVTGNERGLEGKVLKVFPETNRIIVEKVRLVKRHTRQQQQGQQGGIVEKEAPIDASNVMLICPKCGKTTRTISAKLADGRKVRSCKKCNETLSDED; encoded by the coding sequence ATGAAGGTGAAAAAGAACGATATGGTGAGGGTCGTCACGGGGAACGAGCGCGGCCTCGAGGGGAAAGTCCTCAAGGTATTTCCCGAGACCAATCGCATCATCGTCGAGAAGGTGCGCCTCGTCAAACGGCACACGCGCCAGCAGCAGCAGGGTCAGCAGGGCGGCATCGTCGAGAAGGAGGCGCCCATCGACGCCTCGAACGTGATGCTGATCTGTCCGAAGTGCGGCAAGACCACGCGTACGATCTCGGCGAAGCTCGCGGACGGGCGCAAGGTGCGGAGCTGCAAGAAGTGCAACGAAACCCTGAGCGACGAGGATTAG